In the Leptospira limi genome, one interval contains:
- a CDS encoding ribonuclease D, with product MTQKRSTIKPVVLQGDLNEDFFEAFKKDDRLAVDCEMMGLNPRRDRLCVVQISDSKNKVALVQILPGQKEAPHIQKLFESKDITKIFHFARMDMTFLRARLGIKVQNVFCTKIASKLARTYTDKHGLKELIREFFEENIDKKNQSSDWGKKILTKDQVDYASTDVRFLISLESILTEMMIRENRFAIAEKCFGFLETQVELDLLEVYNLFEH from the coding sequence ATGACCCAAAAACGTTCAACTATAAAACCAGTCGTTTTACAAGGAGATCTGAACGAAGATTTTTTTGAAGCCTTTAAAAAGGATGACCGGTTAGCAGTCGATTGTGAGATGATGGGGCTCAATCCCAGAAGGGACAGGCTTTGTGTCGTTCAAATTTCCGATTCAAAAAATAAAGTCGCTTTAGTTCAAATCCTCCCTGGCCAAAAAGAAGCCCCTCATATCCAAAAATTATTCGAATCAAAAGACATTACCAAAATTTTCCATTTTGCTCGTATGGACATGACTTTCCTTCGTGCAAGGCTCGGTATCAAAGTACAAAATGTATTTTGTACCAAAATCGCAAGTAAATTGGCTCGCACTTATACCGATAAACACGGGTTAAAGGAACTGATCAGAGAGTTTTTTGAAGAAAACATCGACAAAAAAAACCAAAGTTCCGATTGGGGGAAAAAAATCCTCACCAAAGACCAAGTAGACTATGCTTCCACTGATGTCAGGTTTTTGATTTCCCTCGAATCTATTTTGACCGAAATGATGATCCGTGAAAACCGGTTTGCCATTGCAGAAAAATGTTTTGGTTTTTTAGAAACACAAGTGGAACTTGATTTACTCGAAGTGTACAATCTCT
- a CDS encoding glycoside hydrolase family 36 protein, translating into MKIQYRVHNSVTISNFLPVKAGVFQSECKKFELLLTTTKDSKLGTVLSPKLIWRESTRPEVGFSVDHLELELTDLPSGNGFKMFQHGYQSWSIARKVESTDTDRPPLLSFLHYSQENVYSKNESKVGKFISEYLTLLYNQENQNGVLYAPLEAGEFGTKFEVVFGNEGNVTSVKVIYDIHCLPDLRPNAKLNISKIKVLFFKGSPETKLLKYFEELGKKEGPTNLPKKVPTGWCSWYYYYTNIDQKTILDNLTKVRELNLPFEFFQIDDGYQKEIGDWLIPNEKFPGGMRILADEIKRVGLKPGIWLAPFLVRKKSEFFRKYPEAILKDQNGKPVPALYNPLWGRGYTYALDITHPTALAYIEKVFTTIVKEWGYPYLKLDFLYAGLLPGDVYNKTLSPQARYQNALELIRKIVGKNTFLLGCGAPMLPSIGFFDGMRISCDVAPFWNPERIRIFLKDRNALCTKKALINDITRSSMHRHLWLNDPDCLLVRKKKNKMNEAQTKLMASVMAVSGGMLLVSDDLTKLETDRLDLLKKAFQLNRECQAYTPIPIGIFENEFPLALYNPGGYLGIWNPTEEEKTVRINLPPGVKTKAPFLDFWTGTRVDLQPVDGGFETTLPAFGSVVVSV; encoded by the coding sequence ATGAAAATTCAATATAGAGTTCATAATTCCGTCACCATTTCCAATTTCCTCCCTGTGAAAGCAGGTGTTTTCCAATCCGAATGTAAAAAATTCGAACTTTTACTCACTACGACAAAAGACTCAAAACTGGGAACTGTCCTAAGTCCCAAATTGATATGGCGGGAGAGTACAAGGCCTGAGGTTGGATTTTCTGTCGACCATCTCGAGTTAGAACTCACTGACCTTCCTTCTGGGAATGGATTCAAAATGTTCCAACATGGATACCAGTCCTGGTCCATTGCAAGAAAAGTGGAAAGTACGGATACAGACAGACCACCACTGTTATCATTCCTACATTATTCCCAAGAAAACGTTTATTCCAAAAATGAATCGAAAGTGGGAAAATTTATCTCAGAATACCTCACTCTTCTTTATAACCAAGAGAACCAAAATGGTGTTTTATATGCGCCTTTAGAAGCTGGTGAATTTGGAACTAAATTCGAAGTGGTTTTTGGAAACGAAGGGAATGTAACTTCCGTTAAAGTAATTTATGATATCCATTGCCTACCTGATTTACGTCCAAACGCAAAACTCAATATTTCTAAAATCAAAGTTTTGTTTTTTAAAGGATCACCTGAAACTAAGTTATTAAAATATTTCGAGGAACTCGGTAAAAAAGAAGGTCCAACTAATTTACCAAAAAAAGTTCCTACGGGATGGTGTTCTTGGTATTATTATTATACCAATATTGACCAAAAAACCATTTTGGACAACTTAACAAAGGTTAGAGAGCTAAATTTACCATTTGAGTTTTTCCAAATCGATGATGGTTACCAAAAAGAAATTGGAGATTGGCTCATACCCAATGAAAAATTTCCAGGTGGTATGAGAATCCTTGCTGACGAAATCAAACGAGTTGGACTCAAACCAGGGATCTGGCTTGCTCCATTCCTTGTCAGAAAAAAGTCAGAATTTTTTCGTAAGTACCCAGAAGCTATCCTCAAAGACCAAAATGGAAAACCAGTGCCCGCATTGTACAATCCACTTTGGGGACGCGGTTACACATACGCACTCGACATCACTCATCCCACTGCCCTTGCCTATATAGAAAAAGTATTCACCACAATTGTGAAAGAATGGGGTTATCCATACTTGAAACTTGATTTTTTGTATGCTGGACTCCTTCCCGGTGACGTGTACAACAAAACACTTTCTCCCCAAGCACGTTACCAAAATGCATTAGAACTCATTCGTAAAATTGTAGGGAAAAATACATTCCTATTGGGATGTGGTGCACCAATGTTACCATCCATCGGATTTTTTGATGGTATGCGAATTTCTTGTGATGTGGCTCCATTTTGGAATCCAGAGAGAATCCGAATCTTTTTAAAAGATCGAAATGCTCTTTGTACAAAAAAAGCTCTCATAAACGATATCACAAGATCATCCATGCATAGACATTTATGGCTCAATGATCCAGATTGTTTGCTTGTCCGAAAGAAAAAGAACAAGATGAACGAGGCTCAGACAAAACTGATGGCTTCCGTCATGGCAGTGTCAGGTGGTATGTTACTTGTCTCGGATGATTTGACAAAACTAGAAACCGATCGATTGGACCTCTTAAAAAAAGCCTTCCAATTGAACAGAGAATGCCAAGCATACACTCCCATCCCCATTGGGATCTTTGAAAACGAATTCCCTCTCGCACTTTATAACCCAGGCGGATACTTAGGCATTTGGAATCCAACAGAAGAAGAAAAAACAGTCAGGATTAACCTTCCACCAGGAGTCAAAACGAAAGCTCCATTCCTTGACTTTTGGACTGGCACTCGTGTGGATTTACAACCTGTGGATGGTGGTTTTGAAACAACTTTACCG